aacaaaatatctataaattttatttattaattatttatctataaaaacaatataattttatagatcaaACCAATTACTTCGagatactttaatttaattcgagcACAAAAACATCAAGGATCTCCTTATCGACCTCTACCTcctagaaagaaaataagatgtCCAGAtttttgtgataaaaatattaaaaaaaaaaacattgaggAGAAAAAGTTTCCAcggattaatataaaagaggaAATGGATGATCTAGACTGTCCATGGtgcagataataataaaaactacataataaaaaatatatttggcatttatttttaattttataaattcaataatacattaaaatatgttcaaatataaataaatcacacCTTTTATTTagcagaaaaaatataataattaaatatatatatatatatataaaacattttttttataaaattttatattattattaaattgttataaatcaactattaattaatttttggttTCTTTTCTGGTGGTGGTTTCATATCCttcttttctgtttttatttcttgtttaatttccattgctaaaaaatcaagattaaagatttatttttatgcttaaaatatcttttaaaaaataaagaattaagcACTTACAAGGTTCTATAGCTTGATGTATTGGCTTTGGAACAGGTAATGGAAATTTTCGTGTAAGTTCAGCAAGTAACATATCTACTCTTTGACGCTGAAATAAAGAACTTGGTTCTTCACGAACAGGTGTCTCTTTTTTTGCTGCCATagcttttccatttttaaaatccCAATAATAACCTTTACTAGGATGATACCTTGAACACGAACTAGCTTCTTCAAAAGCAGATTGTAAATGATGTACTGTagataactataaaatataattttatatattaacaatatattttataaaaattttcaataaatcagaaatcataaatcaataaaatataccaATCTAGAGCTCACAACTGATGCCAAGTCAGGAGCTTGATACACAACACctgcaataatataataatctgcaAGTGGTGCTGCTAAAGTTGGAGAATGACGATGTTGCTTTCtgattacatataaaataggaGCTTGTACatgtaaaagaatatattctaatccagtcatatttctgaaattaaatatttaaatatttatattatttttttaaataatattttcattcatgttACTTACTGTAATTGATCAGGACTTAAACGTTgcattttaacaatttcgttATTACATGTTCTATCATAGAAAGGATTACTCCTCTCTGAAAAATAatccattatattatttggatTTAATACAGGAATCCATGCACTGTCATGCCAAGAAAGTCCCAAAGGATTTTCTATCAAATAACAACAAGAGGttagaaaatacataaataaatttattatattaattatattgatgatttcattttcatgtTACCTGTTACAGCAGGTCTTCcagataacatttttattttaaattatatgattattaaatattataatgatttaaaataattcaaaatattcgtttttttatttacatgatTTAGTATTGATTATACGAttgttttcttcaaaaattcaaatataacatttttatttataattatatatataaacaatttatataaatattattatttatttatattaaatgctaAGAAATTAGAAACTATCAAACAAATCAGCAAATAAATCAACTAC
This DNA window, taken from Apis cerana isolate GH-2021 linkage group LG5, AcerK_1.0, whole genome shotgun sequence, encodes the following:
- the LOC107994375 gene encoding mediator of RNA polymerase II transcription subunit 6; this translates as MLSGRPAVTENPLGLSWHDSAWIPVLNPNNIMDYFSERSNPFYDRTCNNEIVKMQRLSPDQLQNMTGLEYILLHVQAPILYVIRKQHRHSPTLAAPLADYYIIAGVVYQAPDLASVVSSRLLSTVHHLQSAFEEASSCSRYHPSKGYYWDFKNGKAMAAKKETPVREEPSSLFQRQRVDMLLAELTRKFPLPVPKPIHQAIEPSMEIKQEIKTEKKDMKPPPEKKPKIN